Within the Diceros bicornis minor isolate mBicDic1 chromosome 27, mDicBic1.mat.cur, whole genome shotgun sequence genome, the region GTGTGAGAGAATGAGTTTGTCAAAGTTGTGAGTTCTATTCCCCAGCTCACCTCAAACCAAGAGAATTTTAGAGACTCACTTGCAAAAATTGAAGGCATCTGCGAAGAAGGAACTAGCTATTTGAGCACGGTGAGAGTTGGAAAAAGATATCAAGGAATACAGCAGGGGAAATGGTGAAGCACCTATTTTCCCATTTCTTAGGGCAAGGATTTGTGAGTTTCCTGTGGTCAAGTAGGCATGGTTGACAGTGGTCGGCGTTGAGCCCTCTGGCCAGTGTCTCCCGAGAGCAAACATTAGAAATGAGAGACTGTGGATATACCACTGAGGTGGGAGCTGAGGGGAGTCTAGAAGAGATGGAGTTGGACTGGACCTCCCATTTAAGGTCAGGTGTACAATGCAGAGACCTCCTAGCCCACAGAAcgcccccctcccccaaaacTCACACATGCAGCACCTAACCAGAGAAGCATTTATAGTTCTGCTACACCAAGGGCAGAGAAACAGTAACAGCCAAAAACCCTACACTAAATGgatttaaataagtaaaaattgccTAGACCAGAAGCCAtctctggttattattattattaaaggtaGCATTAAATAAGTAACCGACACATGTCCCTTTCCAGTTTTTTGTACTTTCTTCAACTCCTTCAACTCCaatttcttcttataaagaccCCAGTCACATTGGATTCTGGCCCACcttaacagcctcattttaacttttaaCCCCTTTgaaaggtcctatctccaaatacaatcacatggtgaggttctgggggttagggcttcaacacaattcagcccataacaccacgcaagagagagaaaaggcattTTAAACAGCTAAAAGCCTAGAAGGTTGCGGTCACTTGTAATAAACACATAAGGTGGCCCAAATGGTCAGCGCAGGAGGCGGAGTGCACTGGCAGGCCAAAGTGATGGGTAAAGGCTGGAGTTGGCAGAGGTGGGGCAGTCGCACCAGAAAGAGGAAGGTGAGGCGTTGGTCAACATCCATGACCACTATAGGGTTCAGCTGGAAAAAAAGCGAGCACTTCCCTGGCCAAAATTTAGCCACAAGTGCACAACCCCACCATGTACAGCACGGGAGTAGGCTGCTTAATGCAGTATTGTTGCAGTGCAGTCACAAACAGAATCCTTTTGTTTACATAATGAATGAAGAGACTCGAATGCTCAAGCAAACTCCAAAGAGTTGCAAGACAGATAAAGTGTATGAGAAAATAGGTGTGAGATCATGAAAGGTAAAATTCAACTAAACTCTGAGTGGAGGCGGGAGGGAAACagaaagggagatgaagcatgtgCTGAAAGGGTCAGTCCCTTCCCTCCTTAGACAGGCAATCGCACTGGTGACCCCAGGCTGCTGCCTGCCACAGGTGGCTGGAGTACAGCTGCTTCAGGGGAGGTCAGAGAAACCACCTGAGCACTAGACTTCCTCCATTACCGTTAAATAGTGCCATCATTAAATCAAATTCTCTGTTTCAACACCTACAATTATTTAAATACAAGGAGTTCCACTTAGCTTAGCTTCGTTTGAAGAGGACTGGGCTGTTTCTTCGTACTACTCTACCTTCCCCAAGCCCATCTCCACCCATCTTACTAGTTTAAGCACACCTGCACCATTAGGAAATATCTGTGGCTCTCTTGCAAAAGGTACTCCTCGGCAGGTTTGTCGTCAGCTAGTATGGCATGCCGTAGTAAAAATCTACTCCTCTTCTGAAGCGAGCTAAAGCCATCAAGTTGGCTGTTTTTTGACTTCACATTTATAAAGATAATCTTTAAAGGTTTAAGACCTGTACTTACTGACACAAGTCAGAGACTGTCAGATATAAAAAGGCAcagctgttttccatttttttaaaaaaataatttcctggAGAGCCATCTACAGTTCCTGCTATTCCGCTTCTCCGGCGCTTATCTGCTGCATCTTTCATCACTTGGGCAAAACAACAGCATACAGCTTACTCTTGGACAGGAAGTTCCTCTGCAGAACCCTCCTCTATCTGTACAGCACTGCAATAGACTCTGATCGCGAACGGCAAGGGAAGAGGAGGGACCTGGGTTACGGGGATAAAAGCATTTAACTTTTGAGGAGATAGAAGTTAAAATACAACGGATGTTTCTATACACATTCAAAATTACACTTGAATTTCCTGAAAAAGCTATGATAAAGAATTTATAAACGACTTCTTCAAGTTCTGGGAGCAGGTGTAACATCCCTCCTCAGCAAACACTCCTTAGGTCAGGATGGCTCCCCTCAGGCAGTAAGTCTCCATAATGAAAAGGGCACCCCTGCACAATGAGAGGAGTCTGGCAGGTTATGGACAAGCTGTACCCAATTTATCCAAGGTCTCCACCTGCTTCACTACAACCAAATGGGAGGCTTTAAAAATAATGCTAACCCACAGAATTCAATACACTCAAGTGTACACTCAACATCAGcaaataatttatttggaatCAGAATTAAAAGAACATTTGACAGTTGTGAAATCTGTGTTTATTCTAATACTTCTGATCAGTGGTACAACTATCCACGGCAAATTACCagataaattttacattatttcttCAGGACTGGGGTTTTTCCAAGACTTCAAATTTGGGatctaagaaaaggaaaaagaggttcAAGCTTAGCCATACTGCAATAAAATGCATTATCCAGAAGGCTTCAATATTTAACTCATCAATCTCCTGATTTTCTTCTAATGAATATCTACTATTTTTAAACACTTACATGTAAAATAACAATTGCTACAGATTTACACAGCACTTACTATAAGCCAGGCTCTCTATTAAttgactttacatatattatgtcATTTAACTGTAACAACCATATGAGGAAGATACTGTAATTCTCCCCAAATGTCAGATGTACCCAGTTAACTATACAATACAATATCACACAGCTCATAAGTGATACTGTCAGGATTCAAGATCAAGGAGTTTGATTTCAGATTCCCACCATTTCACCTCTATGTTATGTGATCTCCTATACCAAGGGCAAACATTGATCCCAGAGCTTCCCATGCACACACCACTGTCCTAATAAATTCTCATGTAATTGTCATTTAATCCTCTAAACAATCCAagtaagtataaataaatataaatattctccACTTAAAATGATCTCCCACAAGAATGAATCTGTAATTAGAGACTTACCTTCAAATTTGAAGTTAGGGAACGTATTCATGTCTGCTTTACCGTACATTTGCTTAAGCTTAAAAAGCTCCCTCTCCAGATCTTGCTGATACTCTGGGCCAATATCAACAGGTCCTCCAGATGTCCTGTTGATAAACAAGCAAGTAAAAACTCATTTCATGCACTagtttacaaaaacaaaattactttTCACCATCAAGTTTCAATAGCTTTTAAAGGTATGCATGTAGGAAAAATAGACTTCTGAAAGAAAACAAGTATTTCCACTTGAATTTCAATTCAAACTATTTTTATATGATGAGGTTTCACATAAATGAGGCAACTTCAAACAAACCTCTAACATTCAAGGTTTGTTAGTATCACAGATACTTATTAAGTCAGAGTCTCTCAGgatcagggccagccccctggcttagcagttaagtgtgtgcgctccgctactggtggcctgggttcagatcccgggcgcgcaccgacgcaccacttctcccgccatgctgaggcggcgtcccacatacagcaactagaaggatgtgcaactatgacatacaactatctactggggctttgggggaaaaaataaattaattaaaattataaaaaaaaaaaaaaagaatctctcaGCATCCAAGTAGCAATAAAGCACAATGGTTAAATCTGTGGGCTCTGGAGTCGATAACTGCTTCTGTTTGAATGTCAGCTCTACAATTCAGTAACTGCATAAACCAGAACAAAGCATGAAGCCCTCTAaactttagtctccacatctaaAACTGAAGGTCCTACCTAATGGTGGTGTTAAGAGAATTACAGAAACAATGCACATGTACCACTTAGCAtcgtgcctggtacacagtgagCACTCAATAAGTGTTATCTATTATCATTATCTGATTTAAATCAGCCACCACTAAATGGCTTTTAAAAGATCTTAGCAACTTTAAGTTTCTATACGGGGGCCTAACAtgtttataaaaacatttatgcTGTAGGAGTTATGTGATAAGCTTCAAAGACATGTTTAACAAAAAGCTACTCAAGCTGAGGAGAGAGAACTTTTGCTGAGCTAATtaggaaaaatttattttaaaaagatagcaTTTGTGACAAATCATACATTTGGGTCAGATTTTAATTTGAGACATTCTAAGACTGAAAAGGAGAGATGTGGAGGTGGGAAAGGATTGGCTGGCTGTATGTGGGGAATACTAAACAGTCTAGATGGAAGGGCCAGCAGGACCCAGATCATGAGAGGCCTGGAATGTTAAGCCTGggagtttgtattttatttactaaGCAATAAATGACAAAATCAGAGTtgtgctttgggaagaaaaagagcaccatggaccagcagcagggCCAATTAGATGTAATTAATTCTTTGCATAAACTCTTCCGTGTTTGTCATGTTACTGCCCACCtatcaacaaataaacaaaaaatttacaaGCGAAAATTCCATCAAGGATAATAATATTTTCACACGTGCCTATGATAAAAGCACAGGGTCTTACTTATTTTGAAGAATGTCCACAAAAAATACAGAGACAGCTCTAACTTAAGAACTTGTTTATGTTTCTTGTCATGGACCCAATTTTCTTCTAGATCAGCATGTGCAACAGAACTTTTTGTGATGACAGAAATGCCCTGTATCTGTGCTAGTTAATACCGTAGCCACTAGCCATGTCTGCCTATTGAGCACTAGAAATGTGACTAAGGtgactaatttttatttatagttaaTTGTAATTAATTAGAATTTGAATAGTCACAAGTGGATACTAGCTACTAAAATATACAGTACAGCTCTAGGGAGAGCCTTCAACCAGATACTTTAATGATTGTCTTCCCGCTCTGGGATCCATAAGCTTTGGAAAGTGCTTTGAGAAGATCCAGACAGTCTCAACAATATACTGGTTACTGATAGATGACGGCTGTTACAACTTTAAAATGTATTCTTATGATAAAAAGGGGTCAGAAACCATCTACCTCTTTAACTGAATATAAGTCTCCCAGcccatcttttttattattatatcccTAAGCTCTAGCACGGTGACTGGGACAAAGTAGACACTCAAGGTATacttgtttatttcacttaaaaaatactaGGCATGCTAATTTACTGAATCACTTCATCTTTATAACATCCTATGAAATAGGTAGTTATTATCATCCCCTTTACatacgaggaaactgaggtacggaggttaagtaacctgcccaagatcatagagctagtaagtggcagagctggattcCAGTCAAGAGTCCATGCCCAGACCCCTTCTCCATGCTGTTGTGTGCACAAATGAATGGATCAGACTCCTCGGACTCAGGGTACACCTAAGGACTGACTTCTCACTGCACAGGCTTTTAAGGACAGTTAAAGTGCCAACAATACTATCAATGCTATTATGCCACCCCACCTCCAGACAGAAGACACTCAAATTCCCCAACAAGTCCTACACACCTGCTTACTGAATAGTGTGATTTTAGGCAAATTCTGACCTTTTAGCCTTGATTTTCTCATATAGAAAATGGAGAGAACATTTATAAGGCTGTTGTGAGAGTTTCATAACAATGTCTTCATTGTAAACCCTTCACTCTCTCCTTCCTTAGTTTTAGTAATGACAACACCTGGTTGTTAGTTGCCCAGTCTCAAAAGTCTCAGTGTTCTTTAACTGTTCCCTTTCCTCTGCCTCTCCACCAGTTAACCAAGACTAGTTCTCAGTCTCTCAATGTCTTGACTCTTGTCACTTTTACATTCCTACTGCTATAAAGATAAGCTTCTCATCAACCAATGCTTGGATTTTTTCCCTAACATGTCTGTCCTCCCTCTCTTCTgattccaattttcccaacatacCGTGATTAAAATTACCATCCTCATATAATCTTGTTCTACTCCACCACCACTTTAATTTCTCAtaaatgcctagcacataatatCTTAATTGCCCAGTCTATAATCAAGGCCTTCCATAATCCCGCATTCTAAACCCACTCTATCCTTACTGCTCCCTACACTCCTCATATACCCTACAGTCCTGGGAAACAGCACTACACAATTTCCCAAATatactttgtgtcttcttttttcaTGCCTTAGCTCACACCTTCTTTCCTCCTAAAAGATATCCTCCTCCCATCCCCATTTTTCTGTCTAACCTTCACTCCAATTGTTCATAACCTGGGGTAAACCCCTGGATGTGGGTGTCTACTGATGGCCTTCTGTGGGTTTGAGAACCCTTTCAAGCTATAAGCAAAATCGTGAGTAAattcttcagttttttttaaaCTGGGATAATGATACACAGCTATCCATGAGATTCTCAAGAGGGATGAATGACCTCAAACAATGCCTTCAAAGCCAAGACAAAACATTCACTCTTGCAAGCTGCCTTCCAAAAtgcctccagctataaaggaACATTCCTTCCTATGAATTCCCCAAACACTGAGTATGTCACTATTTCATTAGCATCTAACCCATTTTACCTTACATTATATTTACTTGCTTACAAGCTTTCTACCCCCTTAAGATTTTAAGAGTATTGTAGAAACGCAGTGTGGCTTCTTTCTTTGTGGCCCACTGGTTAACAGCCCAGCGCTGTGCACATGGTAGACAACTaaacaagagaaaacagaacTGGGAATTGATGTATACTACCTTCTCAAAGATTTGAATGTTGAACTTGATGATGGCTAAGATCATCATTCATCTCCACAACTCTGTGGTTCTGTAATCATGTTTTTCCTGGACTTGTTCTATGccatttcagagtcttttgtccttgGATACTCTCAGAAATATCTAACTACAGATAtagcattaaagaaaaaaatgctgtgTTTATATGTTTCCCCAAATCATGATGTCACAGAAAGGGCACTAAATTGAGAGTTAGAATATTCTGATTATATGATTTTCCCCCAATTAGTTCTATGACCCTAGGCTAATCAATGTCTAAGGGACTTAGTTTTCTCAAACATAGTTCCTAAATGATTTCCAAGATCCTATGTCCTTCTATGAACTGACTGTAGTTTATAATAAATGACATAATAATTAGGATATATCTAAAATGACAAGAGATTTAATGGGATTCTCCCTTGGAACCCATATAAGGAAGATAAAAATCTaggacttaaaaaaagaaaatcaagatccTTATCTTCTTTTGGAGTACCTGATGAACCTTTATGTCAGGGATTAGCTCAGTGAAGGTCTTACTTTCAAATACCAAGTAATTTTTTATTACCATTTCAAAACTTACATActttgaatatttatatttacaccATGGTTGATTATCGATCCACTTACTGTCTCTTAGTTCTGTATTCTCTAATCTTATCCACGAAGAGTTTCTGTATAGGATCAAGTTCCTTAAATGCCACTGCCGTAACACCAATGTTCCTCCTCAAATGGACTGAGATTGCAGACTGAACGACAGAGGACAACCTCAAGAGCCTCTGAAGAATCATGGTGATTCTGTTACTGAAAACAAGCAGCAGAATgttaatatactttaaaatacatataattgtAAAACACTTCTACATATATCATCTAGTGGGAATCGAATTCTACTAATTGCTACAGAGCTTAAATCATGCCAGAGCTCAGGGAATGCTAAGAAGAGTCACCTGACCATAGCTCCCTTCCCTTCACTCCCCACTGCAAGTTGGTTTCTTCACCAAAAGGCCTGGGATCTAGGAGCAGTTAGGAACAACTCAGGGCCCTGTGCAGCTCCACTAGGGTTAGACTTAGCAAGAAAGCACAAAATCTGGAAGAGGGTGTTTCTTCTCCATGAACTTAGTCTTGGACCAGAGGAAATGGTCGAGCTAGGATGTTAGAAAATTGCCCATCCCCAGCAGGAAAACAACAACACTGGCCCCCAAATTAATGTCCCAGGTTTCCCTGACCTCTTCAAAAAGTCAGAAGGGAGCTGGGCAAGGAGACTGGAAACAGTTGCCTCGGCCAGGACTGATAGCCTGCAAGTTTCTACTTCACAGGCCCACAGCGGGAGAAACTGCTTTGCCTGTTACAACTGCAGGATTCCAGGCATTCAAGAAGTAACAACCAAATCTAAGTCCAAAAGAACCCACAAGGAATAATAGCAACCAGCCAAGGGAGTCCACCAACAAGAGATGGAAAATCAAGCAGTACCATCTAGTCAGTGAAATAAAATTTGTGGAGATTAAAGTCTGAATTTTAAACACAGTAAAGATTCCAAGTCCTTAGACTTTCTGaagctaaaatatattttttctaactaAAAAATTTCAGtagataaagtagaggatgatctCAGTTGAGACCTCATTTAGTGTCTTGAAAGATGGAATgcaaaaaaattccaaattacAACACAGATATATGGAAACAGGAACTCCAAAAGAGAAGGAATAGATAAGGAGGCCATAAATAATCAGAAGAAATTTCCCTCAGGTTAAGCAAGACCCAGTCTATTAAACAGAAAGGTACCAAACCCTATGTTGAAATGGTGACACAAGatttacacctcaataaagcctgCTGAACCCCCTGAACCTTAAAGATAAGGTGAAAAATCGGATATGCCAACATGATGCTCACGGCCCTCCCACAAATtactcaataacaacaacaataagcaTCATTACACTGACACTGGACTTCTATTAAGTTATAACACTACTGCTCCAAGTGTGGTCTGTGGGCCAGCGGTAGTATATAAATTGTGTTACTGGTCTATAGTAATACAAAATTGGGAATAAGCATTTAGATTAAATTTTAAGTCTTAAATTAAACTAGAGCAATTTCACAGAGTAATTTTTATCTGTTGAAATTAATAATAAGAAATTAGACTTTGTATTTTGTGTGTCTTTCATCTGATTTTTCCGGtacttcatttttattgtattcttcaggaGTATCCACAAGGATTGGGGGGAAAAGTGGCCCTTTACCACTGAGAAGCACTAAGCTAGAAGACAGTAGAGTAGCACAGAGATTCTCAAATGGGGTGGGGGTATTCCCCAGCagatatttagcaatgtctgaaaacatttttggttgtcctgACTGGGGTGTTACTGACCTCTAGTAGGTCAAGGCCAGGGATACTGCCAAACATCCTAccgtaacaataacaaaaataacagcTTTCCCACAACAAGAAAagctggcccaaaatgtcaatagtgccaaggttgagaagccCTGGAATAGCACATAAAAATTACCAGAATAAATCCTACAATCAACAAAATATCCTCCACCTGCCAGAATGAACACAAAACTATCTGAGGAAATTAAAGAAGTCATCATATATCACTTATACCCCATCAGAGGAAAATACCTGAGGACAGACTCGAAGCAAACAACAAATGACCTTAGGGTGCTACTtatcatcattctcattttacatttacagaaactgaagcttagaggtAAGTACCTGGTCCAAGGTTACGTAGCAGAATTTGACCgcacacaaatatatttttaaaattgtgcaaCTTGATGTATATTTTCTCTTCTGGCAATTGAAAGGACACACAACACTCAGCAATAGAGTCATCTAACATTTGTTCAGCCCTAGGTATTTTGCAAAGTACTTCCATATATATTCTCTCCTTGTATCCTTATGGCAATACCATTAAGAAGTAGAGAAAGGTGTTCTTATTCCTCCATTACAGATAATAAAACTGTGTCTACAAAAGGTTATTAAATTGCCCATATTCCCACAGTTCATTTACTCTAAGTCTAACGGATTGCAAAAATCATGTTATTCCTACTGTAACATGAGTAAAATCCATCTTCATTTTTTTGATTTCTATCATCTAAATATTAACGATTTCCAAATCACATCTCTAATTTGGGTCTTTTTCCTGAACTCTAAATCTATACATTCAACAGCTCTCATCCCTCCATTAAGGCCTGCAGGGCCCTCAAATTCAACTTGTCTAAAAAACGCacacacaacctaccaaaacttgttttcttttattctctttcatttttttccaatgattaAATATCTAGGGAGTGCAGACTGTCCATTGGCCGGCAGAAGACACACGTTATTAAACAAACAGATGTAAAACACCAACTCTGGTAAGCTCTCTATTCGAGTGACACTGTGGGGTGCGCCACGAGAGCCTACGATAGGGATGTGACATAGAAAGACCGGGAACACAACAGTAAGAAAAGGTACAGCCAGTGCAGAAAAGGGAGCATGGCTCTCCGGTTTGCAGTGACGACTGTCCTTTCGCTGCCTCTTCAGTGCACATTCCTAAAGTTAACCCACAATTTGGCCAACTTGACCCgctctctttttccctcctggAAACGCTGTGTTCGCAAGCGCCCTCCGGCCTCTCGCTGGTTCAAGCAacccccaccctgctcctcccctcAGTCGGCATCCTGTTCCTTGGGGTTGTTGAGGTGTGTGACTGTGCAAGGAAAGTGAGAGTGTAAAACGAAGCTGCGTAACCAAGTTTTAGAAATATCGACACTTTTACGAAGGTTGCAAACTTTTAAGATGACTATCACCCTTTTCCTTTTTTCGGCGCACGCTCTACTTTAACTAGTTCAGAACACTCTCCCGCGCGCCCCGGTAGCGCAGGCCTGGCGGCAGACCTCCCCGCGGGCATGACCTTGGGCTGCGGGTCCGCGATCCGCCGGCCTCCCCGCCTCCCGCGCCGCCCCGCTGTGCCCTCAGAGCGGTATTATCAGGGCTCTATACTGAGTCCACGGCAACCTTC harbors:
- the ATP5PF gene encoding ATP synthase-coupling factor 6, mitochondrial, with amino-acid sequence MILQRLLRLSSVVQSAISVHLRRNIGVTAVAFKELDPIQKLFVDKIREYRTKRQTSGGPVDIGPEYQQDLERELFKLKQMYGKADMNTFPNFKFEDPKFEVLEKPQS